In Roseomonas sp. OT10, the genomic stretch ATGGTGATGGCGCTGGTCACCACCTTGCCCTTGTAGGCGGGGATGCCGGTGAAGCTGACCTGCGGCGGTTGCAGCACGCTCTGCCCCGCGGTGATCATGGGGCTGTAGGCCCACCACCAGACAGGGATCATCGCGCTCTTGCCCTGCTGGAAGGAGACGCGCGCATCCTGCTCCACGAAGGAGACGGAGGCGGGGTTGGCGATCTTCTCCTTCGTCAGCAGGCCGATGTAGAACTCCGTCGCCTCCATCGCTGCGGCCGAGGTCCAGGCGGGGCGCATGCGCTCGTCCAGCACCTGCCCGCCCGCGGACCAGACGAAGTTCATCCAGTGGAACAGGTTCTGGCGGTTGCCGTCGGCGTGGTAGGAAAGGGCGAGCGGCTCCAGATCCGGCTTCTTCGCGCGAATCGCCTTGCCCGCTGCCACCACCTCGTCCCAGCTCGTCGGCGCGGCGAGGCCGAGTTCGTCGAACACGTCCTTGCGGTAGAAGAAGAGCTGGGCGTGGGAGCGCATCGGCAGGCCCACCACCTCGCCCTTGAAGGACGCGCCCTTGGCGAAGGCCTCCGGGTAGCGGTCCATGGAGAGGCCGTCGCGCTTCAGCCAGGGATCGAGCTTCTTGAACCAGTGCGCGTTGGGCGGGCCCCAGCTGTCGAGGTAGTTCACCACGTCGTAGGAGCCGTCCGCCGCGATGCCCGTGCTCGCCACCTTCTCCTGCAAGGCGACGAAGGGCACGAAGTCCCAGCGCACCTCGATGCCCGTCAGCTCGGTGAACTCGGGCGTGCGCAGCATCAGCCCGTCGAACTGGGGCGTCACGACGGCCAGCACATTGATGCGGCGCCCGGCCAGCGGCTTGCCGGGGCGCAGGCCGAAGGGCGCGGCGCCCTGGGCCAACGCCGGACCGGCGGCGGCGAGGGCAGAGGCGGCCAGCAGGCCACGGCGGGTCAGGGTCATGCTCGTACGTCCTCCATCCGATGGCTTGCGCCGGCGGGTCCATCGGCCCGTCGGTCGGAACGCGTCCGGGGTCAGGCCGTGCCGGACTCTCCGGAAGGCCGCGTCGGGCGATGGGGGCAGGGGTGGCGTGGCGCCACCGGTCCGCTTCCTCCGTCAAACGCGGCCGAACGCCGCTTCTTTCTTGTGTGATAGGCTAAGCCTCATTGCATACGAATGCAAGCGGTATAGCGCATCCCCCGCGGAAAAATGCGCCGCCCGTTATGGGCGCCGCGCGGAGCCGCGGATGACCAGCTCGCCGCCGACCACGACGCGGCGGGTGGGCTGGGCAGGATTCTCGATGAACTCCATCAGCATGCCGACGGTGGCATCGACCATCGGCTGCATCGGCTGGGAGAAGGAGGTCAGGTCGAAGCTCTTCCAGCGTGCCGGCCCGACATCGTCGAAGCCCACCACGGAGAGGTCGCGCGGGATGTCCAGTCCGAACTCGTGCCGCGCCACCTCGATGCAGGCGATGGCCATGTGGTCGTTGGCGCAGAAGATCGCATCCGGCCGATCGGGGCGGCGCAGCAGCCGCCGCGCCGCCTCCGACGCTCCCTCGTAGGAATAGTACCCGATCTCGCGCAGCGGTGGCCCGAAGCCCGCCGTCGCCAGCCCCGCGTGGAAGCCGCGCTCACGGTCGCGGTTGGTGGAGGATTCCTCCAGCCCTGCCATGAAGGCCGGCCGCCGGTGCCCGCCCTCCGCCAGGAAGTGGGCGATGGCCCGCCCGCCGCGCTCGTTGTCACCGGTGACGCTGGAGACCTCCGGGTCCTCCGTCACGCGGTTGAACAGCACCACGGGAACGCCCAGCCGCCGGCATTCCCGCGCGAAGGCGGAGGACAGGCTGGCCGAGGCCATCACCACCGCATCCACCTGGTAGCGCATCACCTGGTCGACCATGGGATCGGCCGATCCCAGCTTGTCCGGGGTGAAGAGCAGGATCTGGTAGCCGTGCTTCTGCAGCCGGTTCGACAGCGCCTCCAGCACGTCCGGATAGAACTGGTTGTTCAGATAGGCCATGGCCACGCCGACCATGCGCGAGCGCCGCGTGATCAGGCTGCGGGCGATGGCGTTGGGCCGATAGCCGAGGCGTCGCGACACGGCCATCACCTTGTCCCGCAACTCGGGCGAAACGCTGGCGCCGGGGGTGAAGACCCGACTGACGGCGGATTGCGAGGTCCCCGCCTCGCGCGCCACGTCCATGGCGGTGACGCGACGGAAGGTTCCGGCCTCGCCGCTCATCTGGCCGGTGGCCTTG encodes the following:
- a CDS encoding ABC transporter substrate-binding protein, with protein sequence MTLTRRGLLAASALAAAGPALAQGAAPFGLRPGKPLAGRRINVLAVVTPQFDGLMLRTPEFTELTGIEVRWDFVPFVALQEKVASTGIAADGSYDVVNYLDSWGPPNAHWFKKLDPWLKRDGLSMDRYPEAFAKGASFKGEVVGLPMRSHAQLFFYRKDVFDELGLAAPTSWDEVVAAGKAIRAKKPDLEPLALSYHADGNRQNLFHWMNFVWSAGGQVLDERMRPAWTSAAAMEATEFYIGLLTKEKIANPASVSFVEQDARVSFQQGKSAMIPVWWWAYSPMITAGQSVLQPPQVSFTGIPAYKGKVVTSAITMPFAINDTSRQADAAWEFLKWVSNPELDKRNATERSVAGKPIQNNVVNHKANLLDSAVNEANAGVPAAGWESLKHSDVMPQLAEWPEVGDAISNAIARAAAGGDTKRLLTEAASRAGEILRRAGYR
- a CDS encoding LacI family DNA-binding transcriptional regulator; this translates as MSGEAGTFRRVTAMDVAREAGTSQSAVSRVFTPGASVSPELRDKVMAVSRRLGYRPNAIARSLITRRSRMVGVAMAYLNNQFYPDVLEALSNRLQKHGYQILLFTPDKLGSADPMVDQVMRYQVDAVVMASASLSSAFARECRRLGVPVVLFNRVTEDPEVSSVTGDNERGGRAIAHFLAEGGHRRPAFMAGLEESSTNRDRERGFHAGLATAGFGPPLREIGYYSYEGASEAARRLLRRPDRPDAIFCANDHMAIACIEVARHEFGLDIPRDLSVVGFDDVGPARWKSFDLTSFSQPMQPMVDATVGMLMEFIENPAQPTRRVVVGGELVIRGSARRP